From Triticum urartu cultivar G1812 chromosome 2, Tu2.1, whole genome shotgun sequence, a single genomic window includes:
- the LOC125538122 gene encoding 40S ribosomal protein S8, with protein sequence MGISRDSMHKRRATGGKQKAWRKKRKYELGRQPANTKLSSNKTVRRVRVRGGNVKWRALRLDTGNFSWGSEAVTRKTRLLDVVYNSSNNELVRTQTLVKNAIVQVDAAPFKQWYLTHYGVEIGRKKKAAAAAKKEPAEGQEAEVAAAATEEAKKSNNVQRKLEKRQQGRTLDSHIEEQFSGGRLLACISSRPGQCGRADGYILEGKELEFYMRKLQKKKGKGATA encoded by the exons ATGG GTATCTCGCGTGACTCCATGCACAAGCGCCGGGCCACCGGTGGGAAGCAGAAGGCTTGGAGGAAGAAGCGAAA GTATGAGCTCGGCCGCCAGCCAGCCAACACTAAGCTTTCAAGCAACAAGACAGTGAGGAGGGTCCGTGTTCGCGGAGGTAACGTGAAGTGGAGGGCTCTCCGTCTCGACACTGGTAACTTCTCATGGGGTAGTGAGGCTGTGACCCGCAAGACCCGTCTCCTGGACGTGGTTTACAATTCGTCAAACAATGAGCTTGTGAGGACTCAGACCCTTGTCAAGAATGCCATTGTGCAAGTTGATGCTGCCCCCTTCAAGCAGTGGTACCTGACTCATTATGGAGTCGAAATCGGTAGGAAGAAGAAAGCTGCTGCAGCTGCCAAGAAGGAACCTGCTGAG GGGCAAGAGGCCGAGGTTGCTGCTGCTGCCACAGAGGAAGCAAAGAAGAGCAACAATGTCCAGAGGAAGCTTGAGAAGCGCCAGCAGGGACGTACACTGGACTCGCACATTGAGGAGCAGTTCAGTGGTGGAAGGCTGCTGGCCTGCATTTCGTCTCGCCCTGGACAGTGTGGCAGAGCTGATGG GTACATCCTGGAGGGCAAGGAGCTGGAGTTCTACATGAGGAAGCTCcagaagaagaagggcaagggtgCCACAGCTTAG